The proteins below are encoded in one region of Chloroflexota bacterium:
- a CDS encoding metallophosphoesterase encodes MTTFIQITDHHLRESEGALTRGYSTWHALRAVLRHIARHHANVDFIVSTGDLVNSGGDGDLTGVDVDTQYQTVRRALSITGGAEPPGPLALTAEGLRDMPLYVLPGNLDPREAFFRNLFPASPLRAMNVSFMHGGVRFVCVDWGEGDAAASTPAMFEFLARALAGGLPSVILMHHHVVPSGLPLWDSWIAPDVAAFWAIVAGRNVLGIFSGHTHATFESRARGIPVFGLRSTSYAYTQLGDDVLPVLRPPHYRVVTVSANALTTAIVEVPL; translated from the coding sequence TTGACCACATTCATCCAGATCACCGACCATCACCTGCGTGAGAGCGAAGGCGCGCTGACGCGCGGCTATTCGACGTGGCACGCGCTGCGCGCCGTGCTGCGCCATATCGCACGCCACCACGCGAACGTGGATTTCATCGTCTCGACCGGCGATCTGGTGAACAGTGGCGGCGATGGCGACCTGACCGGGGTGGACGTCGACACGCAGTACCAGACTGTGCGGCGCGCGTTGAGCATCACGGGGGGCGCTGAACCGCCAGGCCCGCTGGCGCTGACGGCCGAGGGGCTGCGGGACATGCCGCTGTACGTGCTGCCCGGTAATCTCGATCCGCGCGAGGCGTTCTTCCGCAACCTGTTTCCGGCGTCGCCCCTGCGCGCGATGAACGTGTCGTTCATGCACGGCGGCGTGCGATTCGTGTGCGTGGACTGGGGCGAAGGTGACGCGGCAGCCAGCACGCCGGCCATGTTCGAGTTTCTGGCCCGGGCCCTGGCCGGCGGCCTGCCATCGGTCATCCTGATGCACCATCACGTCGTCCCGTCGGGTCTGCCGCTCTGGGATTCGTGGATCGCGCCCGATGTGGCCGCGTTCTGGGCGATCGTCGCGGGGCGCAACGTGCTGGGCATTTTCAGCGGCCACACACACGCCACGTTTGAGTCCCGCGCGCGCGGCATACCGGTCTTCGGGCTGCGCTCGACGTCGTATGCGTATACCCAACTCGGAGACGATGTGCTGCCGGTGCTGCGGCCGCCGCATTACCGGGTGGTCACGGTTTCCGCGAATGCATTGACCACCGCAATCGTGGA